The following proteins come from a genomic window of Prionailurus viverrinus isolate Anna chromosome D1, UM_Priviv_1.0, whole genome shotgun sequence:
- the MRPL17 gene encoding 39S ribosomal protein L17, mitochondrial isoform X1, which translates to MRPLKPVSPQLLPSNFQFRPPKGGDKLGIMRLSVAAAISHGRVFRRLGLGPESRIHLLRNLLTGLVRHERIEAPWARVDEMRGYAEKVRGYAEKLIDYGKLGDTNEQAMRMADFWLTEKDLIPKLFQVLAPRYQGQNGGYTRMLQIPNRSKQDRAKMAVIEYKGNCLPPLPLPRRDSNLTLLNQLLQGLRQDQKASIHSSHTAQTPGI; encoded by the exons ATGCGTCCTCTCAAACCCGTCTCTCCGCAGCTTCTCCCTTCGAATTTCCAGTTCCGGCCTCCCAAGGGCGGAGACAAGCTAGGAATTATGCGGCTGTCGGTCGCAGCCGCCATCTCCCATGGCCGCGTATTCCGCCGACTGGGCCTTGGTCCCGAGTCCCGCATCCACCTGTTGCGGAACTTGCTTACGGGACTTGTGCGACACGAACGCATCGAGGCGCCATGGGCGCGCGTGGACGAGATGAGGGGCTACGCCGAGAAGGTGAGGGGCTACGCCGAGAAG CTCATCGACTATGGGAAGCTGGGAGATACCAACGAACAAGCCATGCGCATGGCTGACTTCTGGCTCACG GAGAAAGACTTGATCCCCAAGCTGTTTCAAGTACTGGCCCCTCGGTACCAAGGTCAGAATGGGGGCTACACGAGAATGCTGCAGATCCCAAATCGGAGTAAGCAGGATCGGGCCAAGATGGCAGTGATCGAGTATAAAGGGAactgcctcccacccctgcccctgcctcgcAGAGACAGCAACCTTACACTTCTAAACCAGCTGCTTCAGGGCTTGCGGCAGGACCAGAAAGCAAGCATCCACAGCTCCCACACAGCTCAAACACCAGGGATTTAA
- the MRPL17 gene encoding 39S ribosomal protein L17, mitochondrial isoform X2 codes for MRPLKPVSPQLLPSNFQFRPPKGGDKLGIMRLSVAAAISHGRVFRRLGLGPESRIHLLRNLLTGLVRHERIEAPWARVDEMRGYAEKLIDYGKLGDTNEQAMRMADFWLTEKDLIPKLFQVLAPRYQGQNGGYTRMLQIPNRSKQDRAKMAVIEYKGNCLPPLPLPRRDSNLTLLNQLLQGLRQDQKASIHSSHTAQTPGI; via the exons ATGCGTCCTCTCAAACCCGTCTCTCCGCAGCTTCTCCCTTCGAATTTCCAGTTCCGGCCTCCCAAGGGCGGAGACAAGCTAGGAATTATGCGGCTGTCGGTCGCAGCCGCCATCTCCCATGGCCGCGTATTCCGCCGACTGGGCCTTGGTCCCGAGTCCCGCATCCACCTGTTGCGGAACTTGCTTACGGGACTTGTGCGACACGAACGCATCGAGGCGCCATGGGCGCGCGTGGACGAGATGAGGGGCTACGCCGAGAAG CTCATCGACTATGGGAAGCTGGGAGATACCAACGAACAAGCCATGCGCATGGCTGACTTCTGGCTCACG GAGAAAGACTTGATCCCCAAGCTGTTTCAAGTACTGGCCCCTCGGTACCAAGGTCAGAATGGGGGCTACACGAGAATGCTGCAGATCCCAAATCGGAGTAAGCAGGATCGGGCCAAGATGGCAGTGATCGAGTATAAAGGGAactgcctcccacccctgcccctgcctcgcAGAGACAGCAACCTTACACTTCTAAACCAGCTGCTTCAGGGCTTGCGGCAGGACCAGAAAGCAAGCATCCACAGCTCCCACACAGCTCAAACACCAGGGATTTAA